A single genomic interval of Desulfovibrio intestinalis harbors:
- a CDS encoding dipeptide ABC transporter ATP-binding protein yields MKLLDVQNLHVAFACADKRAEASGTPENQCVVRDVSFSVDKGQCVALVGESGAGKTLTSRSIVRLLPRGAFIQSGQILFNGTDIATLPEKAIVALRGQKIGMVFQDPLAALNPLHRVGDQVAECLRVHKGLTEAQLQSRVMDLFDLVRLDRPKERYKAYPHELSGGQRQRIMLALAAANDPDLLIADEPTTALDATVQQAILRLLEDLRKELGMSLLLISHDLGMVRRFADTVHVMRHGRIIESSSPLFTNPQHEYTRSLLRAGNNDWARPVLSDQAEPVMTVKDLRVSFPRAKTRLFQRAPEPFTALDGIDFTLWPGECLGVVGESGSGKSTLALAVLRLIASSGHINFMGHDIQSLNHAEMAPLRSNIQIVLQNPFLSLNPRMCVQDLVEEGLRVHALPAEQREGRVREALVDVGLSPAYAGRFPHELSGGERQRVAIARALALRPEVLLLDEPTSSLDRALQFQIIELLRDLQTRYGMAFIYISHDLALVKGFCQRVLVLDKGKCVEQGAVREVFATPRSKQLCDLLDAAMPGEFERQHAAKEQDENTAGKHAASPRRRRVTAHARHILSKRPKAHKKNLLFSVGMHACLLGALWGIPMQASGGGESSMQVSLVGMDMGTAMAGKCRMSNTNGTDPDATATKENKAPLQEQKKPEKEETQIKEKVEKPDLVLKEKNKPKKQKEEQTQKERQKKNKPAEDQPSRAAPQSQGSESQQSNEAESAGTAAQAQGSGRNDGGQGGGSGGGLGMERGRGQGKGSVYGINDWDVPPAVIQRVKPNYPDSAKQARKEAVVTVRAVIDPSGRVLRAIVLSKGESQLFAEETLAAVKRWRFAPGKAGGKPVMCVVEIPVVFKLDR; encoded by the coding sequence ATGAAACTTCTGGATGTTCAGAATCTGCATGTGGCCTTTGCCTGCGCGGACAAGCGTGCGGAGGCTTCCGGCACCCCCGAAAACCAATGCGTGGTGCGCGATGTTTCGTTCAGCGTCGACAAAGGGCAGTGCGTGGCCCTGGTGGGAGAAAGCGGCGCGGGCAAAACGCTTACTTCGCGTTCCATAGTGCGCCTGCTGCCACGCGGGGCATTTATACAGAGCGGCCAGATACTCTTTAACGGCACTGACATCGCCACCCTGCCGGAAAAGGCCATTGTCGCCTTGCGTGGTCAGAAAATAGGCATGGTTTTTCAGGATCCGCTGGCCGCCCTGAATCCCCTGCACCGGGTGGGCGACCAGGTTGCCGAATGCCTGCGTGTTCACAAGGGATTGACGGAAGCGCAGCTGCAATCCCGTGTGATGGATCTGTTTGATCTGGTGCGCCTGGACCGCCCCAAGGAACGTTATAAAGCTTACCCCCACGAATTGTCCGGGGGGCAGCGCCAGCGCATCATGCTGGCGCTGGCTGCCGCCAACGATCCCGATCTTCTCATTGCCGACGAACCCACTACTGCGCTGGACGCCACGGTACAGCAGGCCATTTTGCGGCTGCTTGAAGACCTGCGCAAAGAACTCGGCATGAGCCTGCTGCTTATCAGCCACGACCTCGGCATGGTGCGGCGCTTTGCCGATACCGTGCATGTTATGCGGCACGGCAGGATTATTGAATCCTCGTCCCCCCTGTTCACCAATCCGCAGCATGAGTACACGCGCTCCCTGCTCCGTGCCGGAAACAACGACTGGGCGCGCCCTGTGTTGTCTGATCAGGCAGAACCTGTAATGACGGTCAAAGACCTGCGCGTAAGCTTTCCGCGGGCCAAGACACGTCTTTTTCAGCGTGCGCCGGAACCCTTCACGGCCCTTGATGGCATAGATTTCACCCTGTGGCCGGGCGAATGCCTGGGGGTGGTGGGCGAAAGCGGATCGGGCAAATCCACTCTGGCTCTGGCTGTGTTGCGGCTTATAGCCAGCAGTGGCCATATCAACTTTATGGGGCATGACATCCAGAGCCTGAACCATGCGGAAATGGCTCCCCTGCGCAGCAACATCCAAATCGTGCTGCAAAATCCTTTTCTCTCGCTCAATCCTCGTATGTGCGTTCAAGACCTTGTGGAAGAAGGCTTGCGGGTGCATGCCCTTCCGGCAGAACAACGCGAAGGGCGCGTGCGCGAAGCTCTGGTGGATGTGGGCCTTTCGCCCGCCTATGCTGGACGTTTTCCGCACGAACTTTCTGGCGGTGAGCGGCAGCGGGTAGCCATTGCACGTGCTCTGGCCCTGCGCCCCGAAGTGCTGCTGCTTGATGAACCCACTTCATCTCTGGACAGAGCGCTGCAATTTCAGATCATTGAACTGCTGCGAGACCTTCAGACCCGCTACGGCATGGCTTTCATATACATCAGCCACGACCTGGCTCTGGTGAAAGGGTTCTGCCAACGCGTATTAGTGCTGGATAAGGGAAAATGCGTGGAACAGGGGGCGGTACGCGAAGTCTTTGCCACGCCGCGCTCCAAGCAGTTGTGCGACCTGCTTGATGCGGCCATGCCGGGAGAGTTTGAACGGCAGCATGCGGCAAAAGAACAAGATGAAAACACCGCCGGAAAACATGCGGCCTCCCCACGGCGCAGGCGGGTAACCGCGCATGCCCGGCATATTTTATCAAAACGCCCCAAAGCCCATAAAAAGAACCTGTTGTTTTCCGTGGGCATGCACGCCTGTTTGCTGGGAGCTCTTTGGGGCATCCCAATGCAGGCATCAGGTGGCGGAGAATCATCCATGCAGGTTTCGCTGGTGGGTATGGACATGGGTACTGCTATGGCAGGCAAATGCAGGATGTCCAACACCAACGGCACTGACCCCGACGCCACTGCAACCAAAGAAAACAAAGCGCCCCTGCAGGAACAGAAGAAGCCAGAAAAAGAAGAAACCCAGATAAAGGAAAAGGTCGAAAAACCTGACTTGGTGCTTAAAGAAAAAAACAAGCCCAAAAAACAGAAAGAAGAACAAACACAGAAAGAAAGACAGAAAAAAAACAAACCCGCCGAGGATCAACCCTCACGGGCAGCGCCGCAATCTCAAGGCAGTGAATCGCAGCAAAGCAATGAGGCGGAATCGGCGGGAACGGCGGCCCAAGCTCAGGGCAGCGGCAGAAACGACGGAGGGCAAGGCGGCGGCAGCGGCGGCGGCCTGGGTATGGAGCGGGGCCGAGGCCAGGGAAAGGGATCGGTGTATGGCATCAACGATTGGGACGTACCCCCGGCTGTCATACAACGCGTGAAACCCAATTATCCCGACAGCGCCAAACAGGCCCGCAAAGAGGCTGTAGTCACGGTGCGGGCTGTTATTGACCCGTCGGGACGCGTACTGCGCGCCATTGTTCTTTCCAAAGGTGAAAGCCAGCTCTTTGCAGAGGAAACCCTGGCCGCTGTTAAACGCTGGCGTTTCGCCCCCGGCAAGGCAGGCGGCAAACCCGTCATGTGCGTTGTGGAGATTCCCGTTGTGTTCAAGCTGGACCGCTAA
- a CDS encoding ABC transporter permease, with amino-acid sequence MNPVTRRRWQTFKGNRRAFCFFCFFSLCFSLSLCAEFLANDKPLVVSYQHKLYFPIFQNLDERTLGGDLPIPADYSDPVIATAIAKHGWAVWPPIRYSFGTISQREGVTFPAPPSAENWLGTDDQGRDILARLLYGFRLSVLFGLCLSFFGCVVGMLAGVVQGYYGGLADLLFQRFMEIWSGIPVLYLIIIISSVITMGFWALLALMLAFSWMRVVGVVRAESLRARNMEYVRAARALGVPDRGIMLRHVLPNAVVALISILPFLVNSSIVTLTSLDFLGFGLPPEYPSLGELVVQGKNNLFAPWIGFSAFFTLAGMLTSLVFIGEGLRDAFDPRVFLSNSGQWEERT; translated from the coding sequence ATGAATCCCGTTACGCGCCGCCGATGGCAGACCTTCAAGGGCAACCGCCGCGCCTTCTGCTTTTTCTGCTTTTTCAGCCTGTGCTTTTCACTCAGCCTGTGCGCGGAATTTCTGGCCAACGACAAGCCGCTGGTGGTGAGTTATCAGCACAAGCTGTATTTTCCCATTTTTCAGAATCTGGACGAACGCACTCTCGGGGGCGATCTGCCCATCCCTGCCGACTATAGCGACCCTGTTATTGCCACGGCCATAGCAAAACACGGTTGGGCTGTCTGGCCGCCCATCCGCTATTCCTTCGGCACCATCTCGCAACGTGAAGGAGTTACCTTTCCCGCACCGCCCAGCGCCGAAAACTGGCTGGGCACTGATGACCAGGGGCGCGACATACTGGCGCGGCTTTTGTACGGATTTCGACTTTCTGTGTTGTTTGGCCTGTGCCTTTCTTTTTTCGGCTGTGTCGTGGGCATGCTCGCCGGGGTTGTGCAGGGCTACTATGGCGGGCTGGCCGACCTGCTGTTTCAGCGCTTTATGGAGATATGGTCCGGCATTCCGGTGCTCTATCTCATCATCATCATTTCCAGCGTCATAACTATGGGATTTTGGGCGCTGCTGGCCCTGATGCTGGCCTTCAGCTGGATGCGCGTTGTGGGCGTAGTGCGTGCGGAAAGCCTGCGCGCCCGGAATATGGAATACGTGCGGGCCGCCCGCGCACTGGGCGTGCCTGACAGGGGCATCATGCTGCGTCATGTGCTGCCCAACGCCGTGGTTGCGCTCATTTCCATACTGCCTTTCTTGGTGAACTCTTCCATTGTAACCCTGACCTCACTGGATTTTCTGGGGTTCGGTCTGCCGCCGGAGTATCCCTCGCTTGGTGAACTGGTGGTGCAGGGCAAAAACAATCTCTTCGCGCCCTGGATAGGCTTTTCAGCCTTTTTCACTCTGGCGGGTATGCTGACCAGTCTGGTCTTCATCGGCGAAGGACTGCGCGACGCCTTTGATCCAAGAGTTTTCCTCAGCAACAGCGGCCAGTGGGAGGAACGGACATGA